TGAAGAGCTGGGGATTCAAGATGTGGGGCGATTAAAGATCTGGATGCGGAAATACCGGGAACAGGGCAATTTTGGGCTAATGGAGCACAGAGGGAGGCGGAAAGAGTACAAGGACCTGGAACGGGAAGTCAAAAGGCTGCGACTGGAGAATGATGTCCTAAAAAAGTGGCTGGAGATTTTGGCAAGGGA
This genomic window from Planifilum fulgidum contains:
- a CDS encoding transposase; translation: MARKGQKFKTYSFELKKKAVEMRLQGIPKAKIAEELGIQDVGRLKIWMRKYREQGNFGLMEHRGRRKEYKDLEREVKRLRLENDVLKKWLEILAR